In a single window of the Caldilineales bacterium genome:
- a CDS encoding DUF4386 family protein, whose translation MKTLQKSGGLAALYLAVAYLVGMVLFIAVLASPSITDPAQRAALLVRMPMVIFSTNLLMYVFFGVVLIVLALALHDRLRAGAPALMQVATALGIIWAGSLIASGMVANAGIAPTVALYAQDPAQAALAWQGIETVASGLGNGNGEILGGLWTLLVSLAALRMGGLPKGLNVVGLLVGAVGVISLLPPLTGALTGVFGLGQIVWFVWLGILLLRSHAGKMA comes from the coding sequence ATGAAAACCTTGCAGAAATCTGGCGGCCTGGCCGCGCTTTACCTGGCAGTCGCGTACCTGGTCGGAATGGTGCTCTTTATCGCCGTGCTGGCTTCCCCCAGCATCACCGATCCGGCCCAGAGAGCGGCCCTGCTCGTCCGAATGCCGATGGTCATCTTCTCAACCAACCTGCTCATGTACGTGTTCTTTGGCGTCGTTCTGATCGTCCTGGCGCTGGCGCTGCACGACCGGCTGCGGGCCGGCGCGCCGGCGCTGATGCAGGTCGCCACCGCGCTGGGGATCATCTGGGCCGGTTCGCTGATCGCCAGCGGCATGGTCGCCAACGCCGGCATCGCCCCCACCGTTGCGCTCTACGCCCAAGACCCGGCCCAGGCCGCGCTGGCCTGGCAGGGCATCGAAACCGTGGCCAGCGGGCTGGGCAACGGCAACGGCGAAATCCTGGGCGGGCTGTGGACGCTGCTGGTCAGCCTGGCCGCGCTGCGGATGGGTGGGCTACCGAAGGGGCTGAATGTCGTCGGGCTGCTGGTCGGCGCGGTCGGCGTCATCTCACTGCTGCCGCCGTTGACCGGCGCGTTGACCGGAGTTTTCGGCCTGGGCCAGATCGTCTGGTTCGTCTGGCTGGGGATCCTGTTGCTGCGCAGCCATGCGGGCAAGATGGCGTAA
- a CDS encoding nucleoside phosphorylase: protein MYPILEHDFTTEAKIEPARIIAPGDVPEHCLISFFREVNEKVIDEKQARIAVPNGWEDGEHPIYEIEHRGRRLAFFHPGVGAPLAAGLLEEAIAFGCRKFIVCGGCGVLEKELTVGRLILVESAVRDEGVSYHYLQPGREIKAQPQALAALRSTLAAGGIPFVTGKTWTTDAPYRETQAMIDARRAEGCLTVEMEAASLMAVARFRNVLLGQILYAGDDLSGDAWDQRSWQSRQEVRASLFWLAADACLAM, encoded by the coding sequence ATGTATCCCATCCTTGAACACGATTTCACCACGGAAGCGAAGATCGAACCGGCCCGCATCATCGCGCCGGGCGATGTGCCCGAGCACTGCCTCATCTCCTTCTTCCGGGAGGTGAATGAAAAAGTGATCGACGAGAAACAGGCCAGAATCGCGGTTCCGAACGGCTGGGAGGATGGCGAACATCCCATTTACGAGATCGAGCATCGCGGTCGCAGGCTGGCGTTCTTTCATCCCGGCGTGGGCGCGCCGTTGGCTGCCGGGCTGCTCGAAGAAGCCATCGCCTTTGGCTGTAGGAAATTCATCGTCTGCGGCGGCTGCGGGGTACTGGAAAAGGAACTGACCGTTGGCAGGCTCATCTTGGTAGAAAGCGCCGTGCGCGACGAAGGCGTGTCCTATCACTACCTCCAGCCAGGACGCGAAATCAAGGCGCAGCCGCAGGCGTTGGCAGCGCTTCGCTCGACGCTGGCAGCAGGCGGCATCCCGTTTGTGACCGGCAAAACCTGGACGACAGACGCCCCTTACCGCGAAACCCAGGCCATGATTGACGCCCGCCGCGCCGAAGGCTGCCTGACTGTCGAGATGGAAGCAGCCAGCCTGATGGCCGTGGCTCGATTCAGGAACGTCCTGTTGGGCCAAATCTTGTATGCGGGCGACGACCTGAGCGGCGACGCCTGGGATCAGCGGAGCTGGCAGTCGCGCCAGGAAGTGCGTGCAAGTCTGTTTTGGCTGGCGGCTGACGCCTGCCTGGCGATGTAA
- a CDS encoding DUF4386 domain-containing protein — translation MNTYRGTAVIVGVLFIIGTVSGILSGVVTGPIMAEATYPLNVAASETPWIAGTLLIALMGLSLAMMPVLLYPLLKQHNHVLALGAVLFRGAIEAISYAIMVISMLLMVTVSEASLHAAATEAASLQTLGSMLTAAKDWTEMWGALVFSIGALMIYAVFYQARLVPRWLSAWGFIGGGLYFAANLVSLFGPRHVAPDIAAGIGQLMIPLALQEMVFAVWLIGKGFNAPAVASGAVKTATHELVSAA, via the coding sequence ATGAACACCTACAGAGGGACCGCCGTCATCGTCGGCGTGCTGTTCATCATCGGCACGGTTTCAGGCATCCTGAGCGGCGTCGTGACCGGCCCGATCATGGCCGAGGCGACGTATCCGCTCAACGTCGCTGCGAGCGAGACCCCATGGATCGCCGGAACGCTCCTCATTGCGCTGATGGGGCTGTCGCTGGCGATGATGCCGGTGCTGCTCTACCCGCTGCTCAAGCAGCACAACCACGTCCTGGCGCTGGGCGCGGTTCTGTTCCGCGGAGCCATCGAAGCCATCTCGTACGCGATCATGGTGATCAGTATGCTCCTGATGGTGACCGTGAGCGAGGCATCTCTGCACGCCGCCGCAACGGAGGCAGCCAGTTTGCAGACATTAGGGTCCATGCTCACGGCCGCGAAAGACTGGACCGAAATGTGGGGGGCGCTCGTGTTCAGCATCGGCGCGCTGATGATCTACGCTGTGTTCTATCAGGCCAGGCTCGTGCCCCGCTGGCTGTCAGCCTGGGGCTTCATCGGCGGCGGGTTGTACTTCGCCGCCAACCTGGTCAGCCTGTTTGGCCCGCGACACGTGGCGCCAGACATCGCAGCGGGCATCGGGCAGTTGATGATCCCGCTTGCGCTGCAAGAGATGGTATTTGCGGTCTGGCTGATCGGGAAGGGATTCAATGCGCCGGCCGTCGCTTCCGGGGCGGTCAAAACGGCCACGCACGAGCTTGTGAGCGCGGCATAG
- a CDS encoding DUF4386 domain-containing protein, with translation MSSTRKIAVITGVLFILATLTGPLLATPLTPDMTGADYLVRFAEQTNQAAAGVLLWIISAFTGAGIAIAMYPVLKERNPGLAMGSVIFRTIEAAFYLVGKVCLLSLLTLGQQFRAAGAVERPALQAIGNLLVSVYDHAGLVAVFAFCVGAYMYYTLLFQARLIPRWLSGFGVVAITLLLTACVLATFSGNPITSYIPLAAPIAVQEIILAVWLIVKGFNPSAGASLSAQRATNKLLSAA, from the coding sequence ATGAGCTCAACTCGAAAGATCGCCGTGATCACAGGCGTGCTTTTCATCCTTGCGACCCTCACCGGCCCCTTGCTGGCGACGCCGCTCACACCGGATATGACCGGCGCCGATTACCTTGTCCGGTTCGCTGAACAGACGAACCAGGCGGCCGCAGGGGTGTTACTCTGGATCATCAGCGCCTTTACAGGCGCCGGCATCGCCATCGCCATGTATCCGGTTCTGAAAGAGCGGAATCCGGGTCTCGCCATGGGATCCGTCATCTTCAGGACGATTGAGGCCGCCTTTTACCTGGTCGGTAAAGTGTGCCTGCTGTCGCTGCTCACACTCGGCCAGCAGTTCAGGGCCGCGGGAGCCGTCGAGCGCCCGGCGCTGCAGGCGATCGGCAACCTGTTGGTGAGCGTGTACGACCACGCCGGGCTGGTGGCAGTGTTCGCCTTCTGCGTGGGTGCATACATGTACTACACCCTGCTCTTCCAGGCACGGCTCATTCCGCGCTGGCTGTCGGGCTTCGGCGTCGTCGCGATCACCCTGCTGCTGACGGCGTGCGTGCTGGCCACCTTCAGCGGCAACCCGATTACCAGCTACATTCCCCTGGCGGCGCCTATCGCCGTGCAGGAAATCATCCTGGCGGTCTGGCTGATCGTCAAGGGATTCAATCCCTCTGCCGGCGCTTCTCTGTCTGCGCAAAGGGCGACGAACAAGCTCTTGAGCGCGGCGTAA
- a CDS encoding class I SAM-dependent methyltransferase — translation MFHNLPPALMARMRALEERDAEDRLDGTPRLQRLRQIPSETGRFLALLAANTPPGVWLEVGASGGYSALWLSLAAAAAGRRLTTFELLPEKVALAQETFRLAGVTELVDLVAADARQHIPTYEQIAFCFLDAEKEVYGEVYELVVPRLVEGGLLVADNAISHAEALRLLLERTQADVRVDALVAPIGKGVLVCRKASSGPLGQ, via the coding sequence ATGTTTCACAATCTGCCACCGGCGTTGATGGCGCGGATGCGTGCTCTGGAGGAGCGCGATGCCGAAGACCGGTTGGACGGAACCCCACGACTCCAGCGTCTGCGCCAGATCCCGTCGGAAACGGGCCGCTTCCTGGCCCTGCTGGCGGCCAACACCCCACCCGGCGTCTGGCTGGAGGTCGGCGCCAGCGGTGGCTACTCGGCCCTGTGGCTGTCCCTGGCCGCTGCCGCCGCCGGCCGCCGCCTGACTACTTTCGAGCTGCTGCCCGAAAAGGTCGCCCTGGCGCAAGAGACGTTTCGCCTCGCCGGCGTCACTGAGCTCGTCGATCTGGTGGCCGCAGATGCACGACAGCATATCCCCACCTACGAGCAGATCGCCTTCTGCTTCTTGGACGCCGAGAAGGAGGTTTACGGCGAGGTGTACGAGCTGGTCGTGCCCCGCCTGGTCGAGGGCGGGCTGCTCGTGGCCGACAACGCCATCAGTCACGCCGAGGCCTTGCGGCTGCTGCTGGAGCGGACGCAGGCCGACGTCCGCGTCGACGCGCTGGTGGCGCCCATCGGCAAGGGTGTGCTGGTGTGTCGCAAGGCTAGCAGCGGCCCGCTAGGCCAGTGA